A window of the Camelina sativa cultivar DH55 unplaced genomic scaffold, Cs unpScaffold00603, whole genome shotgun sequence genome harbors these coding sequences:
- the LOC104773642 gene encoding uncharacterized protein LOC104773642: MVHFNRVKDLHSWRSHWKVCVKVLRKLRKIDENDNTVELILCDVFGDKIQGTIKKDLIVTFYDKINENTWIILSNFTVCYNDLRFKLADNETVIDNSEEVISNNHFIDYQSFDEILQGRHVFRNLTCDVMGQVVHVERLIHVVDPDAEIPYKRTRLLRFYLRNLNGLEIDCVAYNKHADYFDANWSLAGGNDATIVVLRFWRAKYTLGGPSDSGAFSGPVVSVDLWFLQFILIFH, translated from the exons ATGGTTCACTTCAACAGAGTGAAAGATCTTCATTCATGGAGATCTCATTGGAAAGTTTGTGTCAAAGTTCTTCGAAAGTTGAGAAAAatcgatgaaaatgataacACAGTAGAACTGATTTTATGTGATGTTTTT gGTGACAAAATTCAGGGAACGATTAAAAAGGATTTGATCGTCACTTTTTATgataaaatcaatgaaaatacaTGGATAATCCTATCAAATTTCACCGTCTGCTACAATGATTTACGTTTTAAGCTGGCGGACAATGAAACGGTCATTGATAATTCAGAAGAAGTGATCTCCAATAATCACTTCATTGATTATCAAAGTTTCGACGAGATTTTACAGGGACGGCATGTTTTCAGAAATCTTACGTGTG atGTGATGGGTCAAGTTGTGCATGTTGAACGTCTTATTCATGTTGTTGATCCAGATGCTGAGATTCCATATAAGAGGACAAGGCTCTTACGATTTTATTTAAGGAATTTAAA TGGACTCGAGATCGACTGTGTTGCATATAATAAACATGCTGATTACTTTGATGCCAATTGGTCGCTAGCTGGAGGTAATGATGCTACTATTGTtgttttgcggttttggcgtgCGAAGTACACACTAGGAg gTCCGTCCGATAGTGGAGCTTTCAGTGGACCTGTGGTTTCAGTGGACCTGTGGTTTCTACAATTCATTTTAATCTTCCACTAG